The following proteins are co-located in the Roseovarius arcticus genome:
- a CDS encoding GFA family protein has translation MSAASKLEGRCLCGAVQITVSGAHDTGVAVCHCYRCQRWSGALYATFNAPSTSVVVTGPVTRYSASPLAERAFCGTCGSNLWLRDHEEGAKFELMAGLFKGASKFPLISEIYIDQAPAYAPLTGDHPRKTAAEYEAHNPAVQGDTP, from the coding sequence ATGAGCGCCGCGAGCAAACTCGAAGGCCGTTGCCTGTGCGGCGCTGTGCAAATCACGGTCAGCGGCGCGCATGATACCGGCGTTGCGGTGTGCCATTGCTACAGATGCCAACGCTGGTCAGGTGCGCTTTATGCGACGTTCAATGCGCCTTCCACGTCCGTTGTGGTGACTGGCCCCGTCACGCGCTATAGCGCCTCTCCCTTAGCCGAACGGGCCTTCTGTGGGACCTGTGGCAGCAACCTGTGGCTGCGGGACCACGAAGAGGGCGCCAAGTTCGAACTAATGGCTGGCCTTTTCAAGGGGGCGTCGAAGTTCCCCCTGATATCGGAAATCTATATCGATCAGGCCCCGGCCTACGCGCCGCTCACGGGCGATCACCCCCGCAAGACCGCCGCTGAGTATGAGGCCCACAACCCCGCCGTCCAAGGAGATACCCCATGA
- a CDS encoding NAD(P)-dependent oxidoreductase, with product MADNPMLKFTTVTRDMPEKRPPDLRAHDFREIYAEYAGAKAREQASRCSQCGVPYCQSHCPLHNNIPDWLRLTAEGRLQEAYELSQATNTFPEICGRICPQDRLCEGNCVIETSGHGTVTIGAVEKYITDTAWDEGWVTPAKPTHERTESVGIIGAGPGGLAAADMLRRAGIQVTVYDRYDRGGGLMTYGIPGFKLEKDVVMRRIEQLEAGGVQFQLNCNIGEDTEFGDLRARHDAIIIATGVYKSRDLGGPGAGAAGIVRAIDFLTTSNRHSFGDAVPEFESGELNASGKRVVVIGGGDTAMDCVRTAIRQGATSVKCLYRRDRANMPGSQREVANAEEEGVVFDWLSLPKGFGGDPVTSVRVQKMRLGAPDATGRQSPEEIDGAVHDEPADLVIKALGFEAEDLPTLWDQRELEVTRWGTIKAEFTSGRTSLPGVYAVGDIVRGASLVVWAIRDGRDTAAAILSDLAAAQAVAAE from the coding sequence ATGGCCGACAACCCGATGCTGAAATTCACTACTGTCACTCGCGACATGCCCGAAAAGCGTCCGCCGGATCTGCGTGCCCACGATTTCCGCGAGATCTATGCCGAGTATGCAGGCGCCAAGGCGCGAGAGCAAGCCAGCCGGTGTAGCCAGTGCGGCGTCCCTTATTGCCAGAGCCATTGCCCCCTGCACAACAACATCCCAGACTGGCTGCGTCTGACTGCCGAGGGCCGTCTTCAAGAGGCGTATGAGCTCAGCCAAGCCACGAACACATTCCCAGAAATTTGCGGCCGCATCTGCCCGCAGGATCGCCTTTGCGAGGGCAACTGTGTGATCGAGACTTCCGGCCACGGCACCGTCACCATCGGCGCGGTCGAGAAATATATAACCGACACAGCATGGGACGAAGGGTGGGTCACGCCGGCCAAGCCCACGCATGAGCGCACCGAGAGTGTCGGCATCATCGGCGCAGGGCCCGGCGGCCTTGCGGCGGCTGACATGCTGCGCCGTGCCGGGATTCAAGTCACGGTTTATGACCGATATGACAGGGGCGGCGGCCTGATGACCTACGGCATCCCCGGCTTCAAGCTGGAGAAGGACGTGGTCATGCGCCGGATCGAGCAGCTGGAGGCAGGAGGCGTCCAGTTTCAGCTCAATTGCAACATCGGTGAGGATACCGAATTCGGCGATCTGCGCGCGCGCCACGACGCGATCATCATCGCCACGGGCGTCTATAAGTCCCGCGATCTGGGTGGCCCCGGCGCGGGCGCGGCGGGCATCGTTCGTGCCATCGACTTCCTGACCACCAGCAATCGCCACTCCTTTGGCGATGCTGTGCCAGAGTTTGAGAGCGGCGAGTTGAACGCGAGCGGCAAGCGCGTCGTTGTCATCGGCGGGGGTGATACCGCAATGGACTGTGTGCGAACCGCCATCCGGCAGGGTGCGACGTCGGTCAAATGCCTCTATCGCCGCGACCGCGCCAATATGCCGGGTAGCCAGCGCGAGGTCGCCAATGCCGAGGAGGAGGGCGTGGTCTTTGACTGGCTGTCACTACCCAAGGGGTTCGGCGGCGATCCTGTCACCTCCGTCCGTGTGCAAAAGATGCGCCTCGGCGCGCCTGATGCGACAGGGCGCCAATCGCCCGAGGAGATTGACGGCGCCGTCCATGACGAGCCAGCGGACCTGGTTATCAAGGCGCTGGGTTTCGAGGCCGAAGATCTGCCAACCCTCTGGGATCAGCGCGAGCTGGAGGTCACGCGCTGGGGTACTATCAAGGCTGAATTTACCAGCGGCCGCACGTCGCTGCCCGGCGTCTATGCCGTGGGCGACATCGTGCGCGGTGCATCGCTGGTCGTCTGGGCCATCCGCGACGGGCGCGATACAGCCGCTGCCATCCTTTCCGATCTGGCCGCCGCTCAAGCGGTTGCTGCCGAATGA
- a CDS encoding undecaprenyl-diphosphate phosphatase, whose translation MSDTTLVAAALGLIEGLTEFIPVSSTGHLLLSGHFLGFSSPGRSFEVVIQLGAVLALLTVYAARLGQVIIDAPYSRGARRFLATVIVAFLPALFVGVLAHDFIKDVLFETPILVAVMLIIGGIILIFVDRFAPPPRYTDAAYLPMWLTLRIGFFQCLAMIPGTSRSGATIVGALLMGVDKRAAAEFSFFLSMPTMAGAVAYDLYKNRDVLDLSAMSDIAVGFALAFISGIFVVKWLLGFVSRNGYALFGWWRIAIGSLALVFLLVGY comes from the coding sequence ATGTCCGACACTACGCTGGTCGCGGCCGCCCTAGGGCTGATTGAAGGCCTGACTGAATTTATTCCGGTGTCCTCCACGGGTCATCTGTTGCTGTCCGGGCATTTTCTGGGATTCAGCAGCCCTGGCCGTAGCTTTGAGGTGGTAATTCAGTTGGGTGCAGTGCTGGCACTGCTGACTGTTTATGCCGCCCGTCTTGGCCAAGTTATCATTGATGCGCCGTATAGCCGAGGCGCGCGGCGGTTTCTGGCCACGGTTATCGTCGCGTTCCTGCCTGCTCTGTTCGTCGGTGTTCTGGCGCATGACTTTATCAAGGATGTCTTGTTTGAGACGCCCATTTTGGTGGCCGTCATGTTGATCATCGGTGGCATTATCTTGATTTTTGTTGACCGTTTCGCGCCGCCGCCGCGTTATACTGATGCTGCGTATCTGCCGATGTGGCTGACATTGCGCATTGGCTTTTTCCAATGTCTTGCGATGATCCCCGGCACCAGCCGATCAGGCGCGACCATTGTCGGCGCGCTCCTTATGGGTGTCGACAAGCGGGCAGCAGCGGAATTCTCGTTCTTTTTGTCGATGCCCACCATGGCAGGGGCGGTGGCCTACGACCTTTATAAAAATCGCGACGTTCTGGACTTGAGTGCAATGAGTGACATCGCAGTCGGCTTTGCGCTGGCATTCATCAGCGGGATCTTCGTGGTCAAATGGCTGCTTGGGTTTGTGTCGCGCAATGGATACGCCTTGTTCGGCTGGTGGAGAATCGCGATCGGCTCGCTAGCTTTGGTATTCCTTCTGGTCGGCTACTGA
- a CDS encoding complex I NDUFA9 subunit family protein — protein sequence MSKLVTIFGGSGFVGRYVASRMAQDGWRVRVACRSPETAGFVRTYGDVGQVEPVMCNIRNDDSVRSVTRGTDAVVNCVGTFDRKGKNNFGAVQDEGATRIARIAAEEGTSHLVHISAIGADVDGASLYAQSKGRGEAGVQEYFPNPVILRPSVVFGPEDQFFNRFAGMTKLGPVLPVVGADTRFQPVYVDDVAQAAALGAQGKAAPGIYELGGPDVQTFRELMQTMLDVIRRRRLVMNIPFPLAYLLGVLMETGQTLTLGLVSAQITRDQVKSLKSDNVVPDGARGLRDLGIEPTAMAAVLPDYLWRFRPSGQYAAIKESAKGAEGKMSTER from the coding sequence ATGTCGAAACTGGTCACAATCTTTGGCGGATCGGGCTTTGTCGGTCGCTATGTTGCGTCCCGCATGGCGCAGGATGGCTGGCGTGTGCGTGTCGCTTGCCGCAGTCCCGAAACGGCGGGTTTTGTGCGGACCTACGGTGATGTCGGGCAGGTCGAGCCTGTGATGTGCAACATCCGCAATGATGACAGCGTGCGCAGCGTCACGCGCGGCACGGATGCTGTTGTCAATTGTGTTGGTACGTTCGACCGCAAGGGCAAGAACAACTTCGGCGCTGTGCAGGACGAGGGTGCCACGCGCATCGCCCGTATCGCCGCCGAAGAGGGTACATCGCACCTCGTGCATATCTCGGCCATCGGCGCGGATGTGGACGGCGCCAGCCTCTATGCCCAGAGTAAGGGACGCGGCGAGGCGGGCGTGCAGGAGTATTTCCCAAATCCAGTGATCCTGCGTCCCTCTGTCGTCTTTGGGCCAGAGGATCAGTTTTTTAACCGCTTTGCGGGGATGACTAAACTTGGCCCGGTCCTGCCCGTTGTTGGCGCCGACACCCGCTTTCAGCCCGTTTATGTTGACGACGTGGCACAGGCCGCAGCGTTGGGCGCCCAAGGTAAGGCCGCGCCGGGTATTTACGAATTGGGCGGCCCGGATGTGCAGACCTTTCGGGAGCTGATGCAGACCATGCTGGACGTGATCCGTCGCCGACGTCTGGTCATGAATATCCCATTCCCGCTAGCGTATCTTTTGGGCGTGCTGATGGAGACGGGACAGACGCTGACGCTGGGCCTTGTGTCTGCGCAAATTACACGCGATCAGGTTAAATCGCTGAAATCCGACAACGTTGTGCCGGACGGCGCGCGCGGACTGCGGGATTTGGGGATCGAGCCGACGGCAATGGCGGCAGTCCTGCCAGACTATCTGTGGCGCTTTCGCCCATCCGGCCAATACGCCGCGATCAAGGAATCGGCCAAGGGTGCCGAAGGCAAAATGAGTACAGAGCGATAA
- a CDS encoding FkbM family methyltransferase → MTGALNKIRRKLRHLFNKRVSDLDTFLMDASGVIHIGANTGQERDIYARQGLDVVWVEPIPEVFTELKQNIAPLERQRAFRYILTDRDGNDVELKIANNNGASSSIFELGEHKEIWPEVHYVGSIKMKSTTFKSFVRAENIDLNAYDVLVMDTQGAELMVLKGAGDLLKSFRYIKTEAADFEAYVGCCQVEDLSKYLSDFGFRELTRKSFAEKAKGGQYFDVLYGR, encoded by the coding sequence ATGACCGGGGCACTGAACAAAATACGCCGTAAACTTCGGCACCTATTCAATAAACGAGTGTCGGACCTCGATACGTTTCTGATGGATGCCAGTGGAGTCATTCATATCGGGGCCAATACGGGTCAGGAGCGGGACATCTATGCACGTCAGGGCCTAGATGTGGTTTGGGTCGAGCCGATCCCCGAAGTCTTTACAGAGTTGAAGCAGAACATTGCGCCACTTGAGCGGCAAAGGGCCTTTCGTTACATCCTAACGGACCGTGATGGCAACGACGTAGAGTTGAAAATCGCCAACAACAACGGAGCGTCGTCGTCGATTTTTGAGCTTGGAGAGCATAAGGAAATATGGCCAGAGGTCCATTACGTCGGTTCGATCAAGATGAAAAGCACCACATTTAAAAGCTTTGTTAGGGCCGAAAACATCGATCTCAACGCCTACGATGTACTTGTGATGGACACTCAGGGAGCGGAATTGATGGTCCTTAAGGGGGCTGGCGATTTGCTAAAGAGTTTTCGCTACATAAAGACCGAGGCGGCAGATTTCGAAGCCTACGTCGGATGTTGCCAAGTTGAAGACCTGAGCAAATATCTTTCTGACTTCGGCTTTCGAGAACTTACGCGGAAATCCTTTGCTGAGAAGGCAAAAGGCGGTCAATACTTCGACGTGTTGTATGGGCGTTAA
- a CDS encoding bifunctional sulfate adenylyltransferase/adenylylsulfate kinase: protein MTAQMMTPIPELYVSHESSQKLKLEAADLVSHDLTARQVCDLELLMNGGFNPLKGFMSEADYDGVVSDMRLASGALWPMPITLDVADEFAGKLELGQDIALRDPEGVILATMTVTDRWMPDKSVEAKGVFGADDSAHPAVNYLHNTAGAVYLGGPVTGIQQPVHYDFRARRDTPNELRAYFRKLGWRKVVAFQTRNPLHRAHQELTFRAAKEVQANLLIHPVVGMTKPGDVDHFTRVRCYEAVLDQYPGSTTAMSLLNLAMRMGGPREAVWHGLIRANHGCTHFIVGRDHAGPGKNSAGEDFYGPYDAQDLFRKYQSEIGVEMVDFKHMVYVQERAQYEPMDEIEDKDDVTILNISGTELRRRLQEGLEIPEWFSFPEVVTELRRTRPARAKQGFTVFFTGYSGSGKSTIANALMVKLMEMGGRPVTLLDGDIVRKNLSSELGFSKEHRDLNIRRIGYVASEITKNGGIAICAPIAPYATTRRAVREDVEEFGAFVEVHVATSLEECERRDRKGLYKLARAGKIKEFTGISDPYDIPETPELRVETEKVDVDNCAHQVILKLEQMGLIKG, encoded by the coding sequence ATGACCGCCCAAATGATGACCCCCATCCCAGAACTTTACGTGAGCCACGAGTCTTCGCAGAAGCTGAAGCTGGAGGCGGCGGATCTGGTCAGTCACGATTTGACGGCGCGGCAGGTGTGCGATCTGGAGCTTTTGATGAATGGCGGGTTCAATCCGCTGAAGGGGTTCATGAGCGAGGCCGATTATGACGGCGTGGTCAGCGACATGCGTCTGGCCTCGGGCGCGCTGTGGCCGATGCCGATCACGCTGGATGTGGCGGACGAGTTTGCAGGCAAACTTGAGCTGGGCCAGGACATCGCGCTGCGCGACCCTGAGGGCGTGATCCTTGCGACCATGACCGTCACCGACCGCTGGATGCCCGACAAATCCGTCGAGGCCAAGGGCGTCTTTGGCGCCGATGACAGCGCCCATCCGGCCGTTAACTACCTGCACAACACGGCCGGCGCGGTCTATCTTGGCGGCCCGGTCACCGGCATTCAGCAGCCCGTGCATTATGATTTTCGCGCCCGCCGCGACACCCCGAACGAGTTGCGCGCCTATTTCCGCAAGCTGGGCTGGCGCAAGGTCGTCGCCTTTCAGACCCGCAATCCGCTGCACCGCGCCCATCAGGAGCTGACGTTCCGCGCCGCCAAGGAGGTGCAGGCGAACCTGCTGATCCACCCCGTCGTCGGCATGACCAAGCCCGGCGATGTCGATCACTTCACCCGCGTGCGCTGCTACGAGGCGGTCCTTGATCAGTACCCCGGATCGACCACCGCGATGTCGCTCTTGAACCTTGCCATGCGCATGGGCGGCCCGCGCGAGGCGGTCTGGCACGGCCTGATCCGCGCCAATCACGGCTGCACGCATTTCATCGTCGGCCGCGATCACGCGGGCCCCGGCAAGAACTCGGCCGGGGAAGATTTCTACGGGCCCTATGACGCGCAGGACCTGTTTCGCAAATACCAGTCCGAGATCGGCGTCGAGATGGTCGATTTTAAGCATATGGTCTATGTGCAGGAGCGCGCCCAGTACGAGCCGATGGACGAGATCGAGGACAAGGACGACGTCACGATCCTCAACATCTCCGGCACAGAGCTGCGCCGCCGCCTGCAAGAGGGCCTTGAGATCCCCGAATGGTTCTCCTTTCCTGAGGTCGTGACCGAGTTGCGCCGCACGCGTCCCGCGCGGGCCAAACAGGGCTTTACCGTGTTTTTCACCGGCTATTCGGGCAGCGGCAAATCCACCATCGCCAACGCGCTGATGGTCAAGCTGATGGAGATGGGCGGGCGCCCCGTGACCCTGCTGGACGGCGATATCGTGCGCAAAAACCTCAGCTCAGAGCTGGGCTTCAGCAAAGAGCACCGCGATCTGAACATCCGCCGCATCGGATACGTCGCGAGCGAGATCACCAAGAATGGCGGCATCGCCATCTGCGCGCCGATCGCGCCCTACGCGACCACCCGCCGCGCGGTGCGCGAGGACGTCGAGGAGTTCGGCGCCTTCGTCGAGGTCCACGTCGCGACCTCGCTGGAGGAATGCGAGCGCCGCGACCGCAAGGGCCTCTACAAGCTGGCGCGCGCAGGCAAGATCAAGGAGTTCACCGGCATCTCGGACCCCTACGACATCCCCGAGACACCCGAACTGCGCGTCGAGACCGAAAAAGTCGACGTCGACAACTGCGCCCACCAGGTGATCCTCAAGCTGGAGCAGATGGGTCTGATCAAAGGGTGA
- a CDS encoding ABC transporter substrate-binding protein: MKSIRTLTALLLAGTSTIGMASAAEMGATDEPIKLAINEWTGQHISTHIAGDILESMGYTVEYVTAGNFPQHTALGEGDLSASLEVWLNNAGEIYPKMKEAGKTVDIGTLGLETREGWMYPIHMEETCPGLPDWKALLECKEALVTAETFPDGRILSYPADWGTRSADIIAALDIDYKAVPAGSEGALVAELKSAATRKTPLVMMFWSPHWVFADVEAGWVDLPAYEPACDTDPAWGPNPNATGDCGVEQPVTMKVAWSGFEEKWPAAYAFLEAFQMNTPDQEQMMKAIDQDGAKIDDIVSAYVEETKDTWTPWVEAATQ, from the coding sequence ATGAAATCGATACGCACCCTGACCGCCCTGCTTCTGGCAGGTACGTCAACCATCGGCATGGCAAGCGCCGCCGAAATGGGCGCCACGGACGAGCCGATCAAACTGGCAATCAACGAATGGACCGGCCAGCATATCTCGACCCATATCGCGGGCGATATTCTGGAGAGCATGGGTTACACGGTGGAATATGTCACCGCCGGCAATTTTCCGCAGCACACCGCGCTGGGCGAAGGCGATCTGTCTGCCTCGCTTGAGGTTTGGCTGAACAACGCGGGCGAGATTTATCCCAAGATGAAGGAAGCCGGCAAGACTGTCGACATCGGCACGCTGGGTTTAGAGACGCGCGAGGGGTGGATGTACCCCATCCACATGGAAGAGACCTGCCCCGGTTTGCCCGATTGGAAGGCGCTGCTCGAGTGCAAGGAGGCACTGGTTACAGCCGAGACGTTCCCTGATGGCCGCATCCTGTCCTACCCCGCCGATTGGGGCACACGTTCGGCCGATATCATCGCCGCGCTGGACATTGATTACAAAGCCGTCCCAGCCGGGTCCGAAGGTGCGCTGGTAGCCGAGCTGAAATCGGCGGCAACCCGCAAGACACCGCTGGTCATGATGTTCTGGTCACCGCATTGGGTGTTTGCCGATGTCGAGGCCGGCTGGGTCGATCTGCCTGCGTACGAGCCTGCCTGCGACACTGATCCGGCATGGGGCCCGAACCCGAATGCCACCGGCGATTGCGGCGTTGAGCAGCCCGTAACGATGAAGGTTGCATGGTCCGGCTTTGAGGAAAAATGGCCGGCAGCTTATGCCTTCCTTGAGGCGTTCCAGATGAACACGCCCGATCAGGAACAGATGATGAAGGCCATCGACCAGGACGGCGCAAAGATCGATGATATCGTCAGCGCCTATGTGGAGGAGACCAAGGACACATGGACGCCTTGGGTCGAAGCGGCCACGCAATAA
- a CDS encoding quaternary amine ABC transporter ATP-binding protein, whose product MPKSSDAAAAGAAPKKAKLSVRNLWKVYGDDPGGVTSGDFTGMTLDEQLAHVRGANHFVAAANVCFDVPEGEIFVIMGLSGSGKSTVLRCISRLVDPTLGEVFLDGDDLLKANARALIELRRRKMGMVFQDFGLLPHLDVVQNVAFPLKAQRRPREERRAHAREMIELVGLKGKESAYPHELSGGQQQRVGIARSLAANPELWFLDEPFSALDPLIRSQMQDEFLRLQKQLSKTIVFVTHDFLEALKLADKICIMKDGQIVQIGTPAEIVLHPADAYVREFIGDVPLANVLAAEDVMGPAHDDGKDHPQVPRRTILDEAIKLFDDHTVTVDVIDDAGRVIGALDPLTVIRSLYHDDVVADI is encoded by the coding sequence ATGCCCAAATCCTCTGACGCCGCAGCAGCAGGCGCTGCGCCGAAGAAGGCCAAGCTATCGGTACGAAACCTGTGGAAGGTGTACGGCGATGATCCCGGCGGCGTCACCTCGGGTGATTTCACGGGTATGACGCTAGATGAGCAACTGGCGCACGTGCGCGGTGCCAATCATTTCGTCGCTGCCGCCAATGTCTGCTTTGACGTACCGGAGGGAGAGATATTCGTCATTATGGGCCTGTCGGGGTCCGGCAAGTCCACCGTACTGCGCTGCATTTCGCGGCTGGTCGATCCGACGCTGGGCGAAGTGTTCTTGGACGGGGACGACCTGCTAAAGGCAAACGCCCGCGCGCTGATTGAGTTGCGCCGCCGCAAGATGGGCATGGTGTTTCAGGATTTCGGCCTGTTGCCGCATCTGGACGTCGTGCAGAACGTCGCCTTTCCGCTAAAAGCGCAGCGCCGCCCGCGAGAGGAGCGGCGCGCCCATGCCCGCGAGATGATCGAGTTGGTGGGCCTCAAAGGCAAGGAAAGCGCCTATCCGCACGAGTTGTCTGGCGGCCAGCAGCAGCGCGTCGGCATCGCGCGCAGCCTCGCCGCCAATCCCGAGCTATGGTTTCTGGACGAGCCGTTTTCGGCGCTGGACCCGCTAATCCGCAGCCAGATGCAGGACGAATTCTTGCGCCTGCAAAAACAGCTATCCAAGACCATCGTTTTCGTCACGCATGACTTTTTGGAGGCGCTGAAACTGGCCGACAAGATCTGCATCATGAAGGACGGCCAGATCGTGCAGATCGGCACCCCCGCCGAGATTGTCCTGCATCCCGCTGACGCCTATGTGCGCGAGTTCATCGGCGACGTGCCGCTGGCCAATGTGCTAGCCGCCGAGGATGTGATGGGCCCTGCACATGACGACGGCAAAGATCACCCGCAGGTTCCGCGCCGCACCATTTTGGACGAGGCAATCAAGCTATTTGACGACCATACCGTGACGGTCGATGTGATTGACGACGCGGGCCGCGTTATCGGAGCGTTGGACCCGCTGACAGTGATACGCTCGCTTTATCACGACGACGTTGTCGCCGACATATGA
- a CDS encoding ABC transporter permease, producing the protein MSRAAKRTLRSAQMAWPWLALIAATAILVLMRTSTPAIVGYPDGWTIPLAGWTNVAADWFIERAQPFFRAIAHGLDAAFSLMQTMLTELPWLAVCAVIALVAWQGGGRRLAIIAVTGLTYILISGYWIQAMNTLSLVFVALPLAVGLGFGFGYLGYRSAKARVIIMPALDLMQTVPAFAYLIPILLLFGFGPVVGLVASVIFAAPPMVRNTVLGFQSIPPAILESARMSGLTGWQRFRWAELPTAMRQMLIGINQTTMATLSMVIIAAIIGGFEDIGWEVLSSMRKAQFGQSLMSGFVIVVMAILLDRITAAFAARQLPTASFAGLPVLRFFGLLAIVAAVAIGAGYLVSGLWIWPEWAVWSPAQRINGAVDDFLIRYGGAMDSLKNGALYYVLLPVKIGLERAIVPFTWGVTFVPAAKVAYWAVAALACLAGFATGKWRAGIAVVIGAAFVYFGATGLPWLSVLGFATLLAWQLGGWKLAAFVGGSTAFLLVNGIWSQAMLSVYLCSVAVFTCILLGGLLGIWGASSKWVSGAIRPVNDMLQTLPQFVLLIPALMLFQVGDFTALLAIVAYAIVPMIRYTEFGLRSVSPTLIDAGISSGCSPWQLFWQVRLPQAMPQILVGLNQTVLYALGMLVIAALVGTTGLGQLIFLALGRADAGAGLVAGLGMALLAMIVDRILQAVMRRQL; encoded by the coding sequence ATGAGCCGCGCCGCCAAACGCACTCTACGCTCGGCCCAGATGGCATGGCCATGGCTGGCCCTGATCGCCGCGACCGCAATTCTGGTACTGATGCGAACCAGCACTCCGGCGATTGTCGGATACCCGGATGGCTGGACCATACCGCTGGCCGGATGGACCAACGTTGCCGCTGACTGGTTTATCGAACGCGCGCAGCCGTTTTTCCGCGCCATCGCGCACGGCCTAGATGCTGCGTTTTCACTGATGCAGACTATGCTGACTGAGCTGCCGTGGCTGGCGGTCTGCGCTGTCATCGCGCTGGTTGCATGGCAGGGCGGGGGCCGCAGGCTGGCGATTATCGCGGTCACCGGGCTGACCTACATCCTGATTTCGGGCTACTGGATACAGGCGATGAACACGCTGTCGCTGGTCTTTGTCGCGCTGCCGCTTGCGGTGGGTCTGGGCTTTGGCTTCGGCTATCTGGGCTATCGCTCTGCTAAGGCGCGCGTGATTATCATGCCAGCGCTGGACCTGATGCAGACGGTCCCGGCGTTCGCATACCTCATCCCGATCCTGCTTCTCTTTGGCTTTGGGCCGGTCGTTGGCCTGGTTGCCAGCGTGATATTTGCCGCCCCCCCCATGGTGCGCAACACAGTGCTGGGATTTCAGTCCATCCCGCCCGCAATACTAGAGAGTGCGCGCATGTCCGGCCTGACCGGCTGGCAGCGCTTCCGCTGGGCCGAGCTGCCGACCGCGATGCGCCAGATGCTGATCGGCATCAACCAGACCACAATGGCGACGTTGTCGATGGTCATCATCGCCGCCATTATCGGTGGCTTTGAGGATATCGGGTGGGAGGTGCTGTCGTCCATGCGTAAGGCACAATTCGGCCAAAGCCTGATGTCGGGCTTCGTCATCGTCGTTATGGCGATCCTGCTGGACCGGATCACCGCCGCCTTTGCCGCGCGGCAATTGCCGACTGCCAGTTTTGCGGGGCTGCCTGTGCTGCGATTCTTTGGCCTGCTGGCGATTGTGGCGGCAGTGGCCATTGGCGCTGGCTACCTTGTATCCGGTCTCTGGATTTGGCCGGAATGGGCCGTCTGGTCACCCGCGCAGAGGATTAACGGCGCGGTGGACGATTTCCTGATCCGCTATGGCGGCGCGATGGACTCGCTAAAGAATGGCGCGCTCTATTATGTTCTACTGCCGGTCAAGATCGGGCTGGAGCGGGCAATCGTCCCGTTCACATGGGGCGTGACATTCGTGCCAGCCGCCAAGGTGGCCTACTGGGCCGTTGCGGCACTTGCCTGCCTTGCGGGATTTGCCACTGGCAAATGGCGGGCGGGCATCGCCGTCGTGATCGGCGCGGCCTTTGTCTATTTCGGGGCTACCGGCCTGCCATGGCTGTCGGTGCTCGGCTTTGCAACGTTGCTGGCATGGCAGCTGGGCGGCTGGAAATTAGCTGCATTCGTCGGGGGCAGTACGGCGTTCCTTTTGGTTAACGGTATCTGGTCGCAGGCTATGCTGTCGGTCTACCTATGCTCGGTCGCCGTGTTCACCTGTATCCTGCTTGGCGGCCTTTTGGGCATCTGGGGCGCATCGTCGAAATGGGTGTCGGGCGCGATTAGGCCGGTGAACGATATGTTGCAGACCTTGCCGCAGTTTGTGCTGCTGATCCCTGCGCTGATGCTATTTCAGGTGGGTGATTTCACCGCCCTCTTGGCCATTGTCGCCTACGCGATCGTGCCGATGATCCGCTATACCGAGTTCGGTTTGCGCTCTGTCTCGCCCACATTGATAGACGCCGGTATTTCCAGCGGCTGCTCCCCTTGGCAGCTGTTTTGGCAGGTGCGCCTGCCGCAGGCGATGCCGCAGATATTGGTTGGTCTGAACCAGACGGTTCTCTATGCGCTGGGGATGCTGGTCATCGCGGCGCTGGTCGGTACGACCGGGCTGGGGCAGCTGATCTTTCTCGCACTGGGGCGCGCGGATGCGGGTGCCGGGTTAGTCGCGGGCCTTGGCATGGCGCTGCTTGCGATGATCGTGGACCGGATCTTGCAGGCAGTGATGCGGCGGCAGCTTTAG